In Myxococcus xanthus, the genomic window GCGCTGGCTGTCCACCGGCGTCTTCAAGGGCGGCACCGCCGCCCTGGCCCACCGCTTCTATTTCCCGAACGACGTCCACGCCACGGTGACCTATTCGGCGCAGCACAACCGGGGCCTCCATGACGCGCGACACGGGCGCTTCATCCTCACCAAGGTGGGCGACGCGGCCTGCCGCCAGCAGCTCGCGTCCCTCCAGTACGCCGCGCTGACCCGCCGCGACGAGCTGCTGCCCTTCATGGATGGCTACGACGCCCAGGGCTTCACCTTCAACACGCTGGGGAAGGACCGCGCCTTCGAGTTCGCCGTCATCGAGGTGCCCTTCATCTTCTGGCAGTACTACGGCATGGCGGGGACGTGTGAGGGGCTGCCCTCGCCGGAGGCGAGCGCGGAGGAGCTCTTCGCCTTCTTCAGCTACGTCTCCACGCTGGAGTTCACCTTCTCCGACCAGGCGCTGGAGGAGTCGGCGCCGCTCTACTACCAGGGCGCCACGCAGCTGGGCGGCCCGGGGTACCCGGAGGTTCACCTGCGGCCGTTGCTGCGCTACGCCGGTGAGCACCTCCCCACGCGCTTCCCGCCCACGGGCGTGCGCAAGCAGTACGAGCCGTGGACGGTGGGCCTGCTGGAGGCGTGGACCCGCTTCGAGGCCAAGCGGGTGCTGCTCGTCTATGGAGACCTGAGCCCCTGGTCCGCCAGCGCCTTCAGCACCACGACGGGCAACGACGCGTACCGCGTCATCGCCGATGACAGCATCGGCTTCTTCGGCACGCTGAGCGCGCTGCCGGAGCCGCAGCGGAGCTTCCTGCTCGGGCGCCTGTCGGAGTGGGCGGACGCCCCGGTGCAGCTCCCGACGGGGATGGATGCCCTGCGGCGCCGCGAGGCGAGCGATGCCCGCATGAAGGCCTACCGCGCCCGGTAGCGGGCGGGCCGCCGCTGTTTCACCGGCCTGGCTCAGGCCGGGTTGGAGTCGATGACCTTCTTCGCGATGCCGAAGGAGAAGCCCGCCCGGGCCAGCGCGGCCAGGTCCCGCTTCCGATTCTCCTCCCGGGTGCCGGGCTGCGTGCGGAAGGGACCCAGCCGCTTCTTCCGCGCCCAGATTCGCGCGGCATCTTCCTCGGACACCTCGTGGGTGGCGTCGGCGACCTTCTTCGCCACGACTTCCGCGGGGACGCCCTTGAGGCGCAGCTTCTGGGCAATCACCCGCGTGCTACGGCCCGAGGCGCGCAGTGAGTGCGCCTTCATCTGGGCATAGGCCTCGTCGTTGAGCAGGCCGTTGCGCACCAGCTTCGCGACCAGCGCCTCCACCCAGGCCAGCGCCTCGCCGCGCTCACCTCCGTGGAACTTGATGGAGCGGTCCACCCGGCGCAGCAGCACGCGCTGCAACTGGCTCTTCGTCGCCGCGTAACGCTTCAGGTAGTGCAGCGCCGCGTTCTCCAGGTAGGTGGGGGACACCTTCCGGGGCCGCTTCGGGCCGCGCTCCTTCTTCTTGTCGGGTCCTCCCCGCGCCTCATCCATCACGGGCCTGGGTCTACCACCCAGGTCCGACACCCGGAAGGAACGCGAGGAGGAGCGTGCGGCCTGTCAGTCGCTCCCTGACTGGTAGAGCGCGCACGCCGTGCCGGACGGGTCTTCGATGAAGCAGAAGCGGCCCGTCTTGGCGGAGCCGCGAATCGTCCCGAGCACCCGGCCCCCCATCGCAGTGACGCGCTCCAGGCTCTGCTCCAGGTCCGCCACGGTGATGTACATCATCCACCCACTGGGGATGTCCGCGTTCTTGCCTCGCGCGTGGCAGATGCCTCCGGCGGGCGTCTCGCCGCCGCCCGGGGGCATCATGACGAAGTCCTCGTAGCCGCCCATGTCCAGGCCGGTGGCGGACCAGCCCGCCACGTCCTTGTAGAAGTCCCTCACCGCCACGGCGTCCTTCACCGTGAGGTCCATCCAACCCACGCTCCCCACCGCTGGCTTCTTCATGTCCGTGTTCCTGTCCTTCGAAATGCCCGTGGCGGGCTAGCCCAGCGACTTCAGGGACTCCGGCACCTGCCAGTCCGGCTTGAGGCGGGAGATGATCTTGGCCAGGTTCTCCTTGTCCTGGGCCTTCTCCAGCGCGGCCTCGGGCGTAATCACGTCATCCTTCACCAGCCGCTCCAGGTGCATGTCCAGTGTCTGCATGCCCTGGCCCTGGCCCGCCTGCATCTTCGAGGCAATCTGGAACACCTTGCCCTCGCGAATCATGGAGGCGATGGCGGGCCCACCCACCAGGATTTCCAGCGCGGCCACGCGGCCCTTGCCGTCCGCCGTCTTGATGAGTTGCTGGGCGACGATGCCCGCCAGGCTCTCCGCCAGCATGCCGCGCACCTGCTGCTGCTCGTCCGCGGGGAAGGCGTTGATGATGCGGTCGATGGTGGCCGGCGCGCTGTTGGTGTGCACCGTGGCGAACACCAGCACGCCGAAGCTCGCCAACTGGAGCGCCAGCTTCATCGTCTCGTTGGTGCGGAGCTCGCCAATGAGGATGACGTTGGGGTCCTCGCGGCCCGCTGAGCGGATGGCGGTGGCGAAGCTGGACGCATGCGGGCCCACTTCCCGGTGCGTCACCTGCGCCCGCATGGACTCGTGCACGAACTCCACCGGGTCTTCGATGGTGAGCACGTGCGCGGGCCGCGTCTTGTTGATGTGGTTGATCATCGCGGCCAGCGTGGTGGACTTGCCGCTGCCCGTGGGGCCGGTGACGAGCACCAGCCCGCTGCGGCGCTCCGACAGCTTGCGCACCACCTCCGGCGTCTTCAGGTCCTCCAGCGACAGCACCTTGCTGGGGATGGTGCGGAAGACGGCCGCCAGGCCCGTCATCTTGTTGAAGTAGTTGGCGCGGAAGCGGGCCTTCGTCCCGTAGCTGTAGGCGAAGTCCAGGTCCAGGTCCTCGACAATCTGCCGCTGCTGCTCCGGCGAGCAGATTTCGAAGAGCAGCGCCTGCATCTCCGCCGCGGTGAGGGGCTGCTCGCGCAGCGGCACCAGCTCGCCGCGGATGCGGCCCATGGGCGGGTAGCCGATGCCCAGGTGCAGGTCGCTGCCCTTCTGCTCCAGCAGCACATCGAACAGGACCGCCAGACGGGGCGTCGTCATTTCAGGAGCCCTTCCTTCCCATCAGCGAGCCCATCTTGCTGAGCAGCCTCGCGCTATCCTGCTGCGTCTCCGGCGCGGCCACGGTGGCGCCGGCCCGCCTGCCCGTCACCACCGCCTCCAACTCGTCTGGGTTGTCCGCGAAGCCCTTGGCGACCTCCAGCTTCACCTTCCCGGCGCGCACCAGGTCCGCAAGCGAGTCTTCGAAGCGGATGATGCCCAGGCTCTTGCCGCGCTGCTGGAGCGAGGGAATCTGGAACGTCTTGTTGTCGCGGATGAGGTTGCCCAGCGACACTGAGCCCGGCAGCACCTCCGCCGCGGCCACCAGCCCCTTGCCGTCCGCGCTTGGCATCAGGCGCTGGCTGACGATGAGCCGCAGGCCGCTGGACAGCGACAGGCGCACCTGCTGCTGGTCCCCCGGCGGGAAGAGGTCGATGAGCCGGTCGATGGTCTTCGCCGCGCTCGGCGTGTTCATGGTGCTGATGAGCAGGTGGCCCGTCTCGGCTGCGGACAGCGCCATGCGCACCGTCTCCGTGTCGCGCAGCTCGCCCACCACGATGACATCCGGGTCTTCACGCAGGCTGCCCTTGAGCGCGCTGGCGAACGTCTTGGTGTGCGAGCCCACCTCGCGCTGGCTGATGAGCGCGCGCTTGCGCGGGTGGACGAACTCCACCGGGTCCTCCACGGTGAGCACGTGGTGGGACGTCTCGCGGTTGATGAGGTCCACGAGCGCCGCCAGCGTGCTCGTCTTTCCGTGGCCGGATGGACCGGTGATGACGATGAGTCCCTGGTGGTGGTGCGTGGCCTTGGCGATGTCCGCGGGCAGGCCCAGCGACTCCAGCGTGGGCACTTCCCGCGCAATCAGCCGGAAGGTGCCCTTGAGGCCGGTGCGCTGGCGGCTGACGTTGACCCGGAAGCGCCCCATCTCCGGCGTCTCCAGGGAGAAGTCACAGCTGCCCTCGCGCTCCAGCACGGGCCGCAGCCGCTCCGGCACCACCGGCAGCAGCAGCTTCTCCACCGTCGTCGCGTCCAGTACCGGGCCCTGCGCCATCAGCTCGCCCGCGAAGCGGAAGAGGGGCGGGCGCTCCGCGATGATGTGCACGTCGCTGGCCAGGCCCCGGCGGCCTTCCTCCAGCAACACGGCCAGCTCGCGCCCCGCGCCCGTGAAGGTCCGGGCCGGCGCGGCCACCGGACGGGCCGCCGCGGGCTCGGGCGCACGGGCTACTTGGGCCACGGCGGGCTCGGGCGTGCGGTAGGGCTGCGACGCAGCGGGCTCGGGCGTGCGGTATGCCGGAGCAGGGGCGGGCTCGGGCGTGCGGTAGGACGGTGCCGCGGCGTGCACGGGCGCTGGGGCAGCGGGACGCGCGGGCTGCGCGGGCGCAGGCGCTGCGGGACGCGCGGTGGCGGCCTGGGCGGCGGCCCCCGCGTCGGCGGCCCGGCTGAGGCGCAGGTGGATGAGGTCCCCTCGCCGCATGGCGGCGATGGACAGCGAGCCCAGGCCGGTGGCGTTGACGGACCACTGGACCGGCGTCTCCGTGACGGTGGAGGCCCGGGCCACGCCCACCATGGCCTGCAGGGCGCGAGTGATGTCCTCGGCCGTGGCGTTGGTGGGGTCCACCGGCTCATAGCCATTGGCGCCGCGGATCATCGGCGGCCGGCCGGTGGCCAGGGTCAACTCGGTGACACCCGGACGCGACAGGTGCCGCAACAGTTCTGCGAGCGATTTCATGCGGGATGTCGGCTCAGCCGCGACGGCGCGCGGGCGCGGGGGAACCGCAGGATAGACGACATCGCGCGGAATCCGGCCACCCCTTGTCCCAGGATTGCCCGCCTGCTTCCGGACAGACGGAAATCATCCGCGCCTGACGGAGACTGTCACCTGGAATGCGGGGGAGGGAGCTCCGGGACCCACCAGGGGCCCGCTCGGAGCAGCAGGCGGGAGGAGGGCCCCCCGCCCGGCGGCATTACGTTCCGTGGGCTCTAGAGCTCGCGGGACATCAGGAGGCGAAGCTTCCCGGACTTCTTGGAGACCACCGTGGCCACCGTGGTGAAGCCTTCCTTCCGGTAGAAGCTCACCGCGGGCGAGTTGGACGGATCCACCCGCAGGGCGATGGTCTTCCGGTACATGTCCCGGGCCGCCTTCAGCGCCTGCTCCAGCAGGATGTTGCCCAGGCCCTTGCGGCGCAGCTCGGGCTTCACCACGATGTTGCGCAGGTATGCCGCGCCCGGAACCGGGCCGTCCCGCTCCACCGTGACATAGCCGACAAGCTGGCTTTGCAGCTTCGCCACATGGATGAAGGGCTTGAGCTGCGTCAGGGCCTTGAGGCTGTCCTCCTGCGTCTCACCCCGGCTCTTCCAGGGCTCAGAGCCGGCGCGCAGGTCCGCCACCGCCGTCATGTCTTCGTCGGTGGGCAGGCCGAACTTCACCGCCGCCATCAGGTCGTTGGGGAGGCCAGCCACATCCAGTATCGGTGCTGGGGCCACCTCCACGCCTGCGTCCACCTGCTTCATCGTCATCGCCTTGCTCCTCCGTCGAGTTGCGATCCTAACCGCTCCGGCGGCACCGGTGCACGCGGTGATTCCGCGCACATTGTCCCATGAAGTGAGGAGAGGCCCTCCTCTCCGCTGGTGAGGAGCCGGATTTCGTCGAACCGGTCATGCGTTCAGGCCATTCCAAGGATGAGCATCGCCTCCACGCCTGGCACCCTGCCGGCCTTCCGTGTCGGGCCGCTTCCCACTATAAAACCCGTAGTCGGGCGCGAAGGCGTCAAACTCCTCCGCTCGACCGTCAGCCAGAGCCCCACCTTGCAACTCAACCATGCCCAGCGAGAGCTGACGCTCAAGATCGTCTACTACGGGCCCGGCCTCAGCGGGAAGACGAC contains:
- a CDS encoding regulatory protein RecX, with product MDEARGGPDKKKERGPKRPRKVSPTYLENAALHYLKRYAATKSQLQRVLLRRVDRSIKFHGGERGEALAWVEALVAKLVRNGLLNDEAYAQMKAHSLRASGRSTRVIAQKLRLKGVPAEVVAKKVADATHEVSEEDAARIWARKKRLGPFRTQPGTREENRKRDLAALARAGFSFGIAKKVIDSNPA
- a CDS encoding VOC family protein; its protein translation is MKKPAVGSVGWMDLTVKDAVAVRDFYKDVAGWSATGLDMGGYEDFVMMPPGGGETPAGGICHARGKNADIPSGWMMYITVADLEQSLERVTAMGGRVLGTIRGSAKTGRFCFIEDPSGTACALYQSGSD
- a CDS encoding S28 family serine protease, which codes for MRSGLKRNWAAFAVGGLLGAWVLGCGGSTTEGLESLEQGTAPPPSVSVDLSSVDLRTRLESIAGLTVLTDVEVNGFRFFTMDYEQPVDHLRPWGTRFQQRVTLMHRSETAPMVLDTEGTAIFEEPIPAEPTDLLQGNQLTVEHRFYGASKPADMDWRKLTMWQAAADAHRLVEAFKPLYGGRWLSTGVFKGGTAALAHRFYFPNDVHATVTYSAQHNRGLHDARHGRFILTKVGDAACRQQLASLQYAALTRRDELLPFMDGYDAQGFTFNTLGKDRAFEFAVIEVPFIFWQYYGMAGTCEGLPSPEASAEELFAFFSYVSTLEFTFSDQALEESAPLYYQGATQLGGPGYPEVHLRPLLRYAGEHLPTRFPPTGVRKQYEPWTVGLLEAWTRFEAKRVLLVYGDLSPWSASAFSTTTGNDAYRVIADDSIGFFGTLSALPEPQRSFLLGRLSEWADAPVQLPTGMDALRRREASDARMKAYRAR
- a CDS encoding GNAT family N-acetyltransferase; the protein is MTMKQVDAGVEVAPAPILDVAGLPNDLMAAVKFGLPTDEDMTAVADLRAGSEPWKSRGETQEDSLKALTQLKPFIHVAKLQSQLVGYVTVERDGPVPGAAYLRNIVVKPELRRKGLGNILLEQALKAARDMYRKTIALRVDPSNSPAVSFYRKEGFTTVATVVSKKSGKLRLLMSREL
- a CDS encoding type IV pilus twitching motility protein PilT, giving the protein MTTPRLAVLFDVLLEQKGSDLHLGIGYPPMGRIRGELVPLREQPLTAAEMQALLFEICSPEQQRQIVEDLDLDFAYSYGTKARFRANYFNKMTGLAAVFRTIPSKVLSLEDLKTPEVVRKLSERRSGLVLVTGPTGSGKSTTLAAMINHINKTRPAHVLTIEDPVEFVHESMRAQVTHREVGPHASSFATAIRSAGREDPNVILIGELRTNETMKLALQLASFGVLVFATVHTNSAPATIDRIINAFPADEQQQVRGMLAESLAGIVAQQLIKTADGKGRVAALEILVGGPAIASMIREGKVFQIASKMQAGQGQGMQTLDMHLERLVKDDVITPEAALEKAQDKENLAKIISRLKPDWQVPESLKSLG
- a CDS encoding type IV pilus twitching motility protein PilT, with the translated sequence MKSLAELLRHLSRPGVTELTLATGRPPMIRGANGYEPVDPTNATAEDITRALQAMVGVARASTVTETPVQWSVNATGLGSLSIAAMRRGDLIHLRLSRAADAGAAAQAATARPAAPAPAQPARPAAPAPVHAAAPSYRTPEPAPAPAYRTPEPAASQPYRTPEPAVAQVARAPEPAAARPVAAPARTFTGAGRELAVLLEEGRRGLASDVHIIAERPPLFRFAGELMAQGPVLDATTVEKLLLPVVPERLRPVLEREGSCDFSLETPEMGRFRVNVSRQRTGLKGTFRLIAREVPTLESLGLPADIAKATHHHQGLIVITGPSGHGKTSTLAALVDLINRETSHHVLTVEDPVEFVHPRKRALISQREVGSHTKTFASALKGSLREDPDVIVVGELRDTETVRMALSAAETGHLLISTMNTPSAAKTIDRLIDLFPPGDQQQVRLSLSSGLRLIVSQRLMPSADGKGLVAAAEVLPGSVSLGNLIRDNKTFQIPSLQQRGKSLGIIRFEDSLADLVRAGKVKLEVAKGFADNPDELEAVVTGRRAGATVAAPETQQDSARLLSKMGSLMGRKGS